The genomic segment CTTCCTGGGAAACAGAAAATCTTCATTGTTGCCTGGCACTGGCCCCTGATCGCTCTCGCTAGATTTTGAATAATGAagacgaaatggccattcagtccaATATCAGGCAAacttcattgtgtaccaggtGTACAAGAAAATTCAAACCAATAAAACAGCACAGATTTTGAACGATCCCGCTCCTCCActcttcccatcaaataaaactgtttctctccctaactgataggCTATCATATTGGTTTATACTTTTGAATGATGCCTCCCCGCGTTACAGATCTTATCCATATTGCCAAACATATCGCCAATTTCGGCAACCACAAGCTGATGCCTGGTTGCCTGCCTGGAAACCACACTGATAAAAGTTAGCATCAGTATAGTTAAGCCAgagtaaatacatttaaaagacatttcactcaaatacatttcattcaaaaaacaaatttgaatttTTAATATTCAACAAAAAATGTGATAATCACATTGGCTGcaaattttattttgtataattTGTACCCTACACCCACCCTAACCACAGGCTACAGTTTAGAACTGGCCTAACCTAGCTAGTTATCCTACACTAGCATTAGTCTAACTGTTGTAGCTATAAGTTACAGATGGTAACGACTTACTTTATTACCATTGCTGCATCACGTTAGGCTAGTTCCCGATTCGTATAAGTAAGGCCTTCTGTGCAACTTCTCTGATTATTATTCACCTCACACCAAATCACTGTAAGCTTATCTTAAGCcggctaacgttaatgttggTAGCCAAAGCCTGTGCTAGCTGACTGAGATAACACTTGGTGGCTACTTTTGATTAAACAAAATTTATGCATTCCCCTCATACTGATATTCATAAAATAATTTGATATATATACATTTCTGAGATACCTATATTCCAACAGTAAAAAACAAGTTAAAAGCCTAGCCAGACCGCGAATGCAGTCATGACTTCCTGTCCATAAATGGTACCTCTTTCATGTAACGCTAGGTTCCAGAAGATTCTTCCTCCCTGTTGAAAGTCAGACGTAACGTTAGGGCAACATTTTCAGGCTCTTGGGCAACGCCCTGCCATAAAACAGCTACTGTGACATAAAATGTGGCATGGAAAATGGATTAGAGTGCTCTGAATCTACAGGATCAATTACTTGTCCTTATCTACGGCCACAACAGTGTGTCCGATGAGATCCAACGGTAAAACAGGGGCAatttgcactgcactgcactcatgttaactctcTTAGTGTTTCACTGTCACACATCTCCGATTACAACTTGTTACTGTTACAAATACCGTTACTAACACATGCGCGTTTGGAGCGAATtgtggaatttttttttatcactttcgTTTTCACAATGGCAGACTGTCAGAATGAGTACAATATGCTACTGGTCTGTGCAtcaccaaatgacaaacatgacgtgagATGTGCATAttaggcgcattagagatctaATTAGatacatttctatacactgCCAACTTTTGATTATGTGGTGACCGTGCCGATATTGTAGCGGTGCACCACAGAAAGCCTACGTTTGGGAAGGCTGCACATGCGCGTTTCAACAATGGGGAGTATTATTGGCTGGCCCCGCTCCAGCAAAAAGCTTGCAAACTACTGTAGAGCTGTTTAGCTGAGCAATATGCACAGACTATTTTTAACGTAGTTAATGTATTAATGTGAAAATTTGCTCCACCTAGTGGTCAGGTTAAGAATTGTGCTACAGTTGGCAGCTACTcatcattacctccgccaatgTTTTCACCCGCGTCTgtttgtccatccatctgttagTAGGATATCTCAAAtagttgggcacggatttgcacaaaacttggtatgaaggttggttatagGCCAAGggagaactgattaacttttcatgtggatttaccaaaaggtgcataacttccttgcgGGATGTTGTCACACACGGTGGAGGTCTGTGCTcaactgagcacattttctagtttcaTGTGGGATGAGTagcctagtttaatacatccatgtgaATAGCCTGCCAGTTAGTGAAACTAGTATAAAGAAACCACTTTGTTGTGTGAAACATGTTGTTTATTACAGAGAAATATTTGCATCATAGAGACAATCTCTCATTTTTATAGCCCCATGTCTTGTCAGAAGTGTCCCTGAAGACTCTGAACCCCTGTGCACACTCATGGTAAGTTTCTTTAGATAAGATGTGGCACTCAtcataatgtacagtataatgggcacctccctcatcctctcaactatttgttgttttttttccaattatttTCCCTCAAACTGGTTTTATGGTGTTTGTAACATACAACACTGAGAGGAATTCCATCATGTGAAGTCAAATTTTGACATCATGGTCAAAGTTTGAATCGTTGCACATCATCTGAATAAACAAATGTTCATCATTCCAGTCTATTGATCATTACTCTGCTTCAGCTATGGTATACTATTTTATTAAATACTCTATGATTCCTGACTGTAAATACATGTGCATCATATAATAAATTCTATAGTTACAGATAGCAAACTCAGCAGAATTTTcaatgttttggtttgtttttggtCTTCCATTCATCATACATTAATgttccatatacagtatatattaatgttagtattattacacaTTCCGGTAGTGGAGGAAGACTTGGCTGTGTGCTGATTCTGTCTTGGAGCCATTTGAGGAGGCAGCAGTCCATTTCCTAAGTATCTTACTAGTTCAAAAGAGGGCaaaagaagggaagagatgGACAGTTGGAGGAAACCAACAGGAGGACACTCTGGGCTTCCTGGGAAACTGTTCTGAAGGACTTACCAAACCCACAGGAGATCAGGACAGGGTTATAGTCTGGGTCTAAAAAGCCCAACTGCAGAATAAGATCTCTGAAACTGAATGGCTTAATtgccatttgtgtgttttttaatgaacaGGCTAACCATTGGTCATTGTAACAGCATTCCCTGTGCTGCCCTGCCACTCTGCCTATACCCCCGATTGTGCCACAACATATGATGTgtatacaatatacagtatatattcaaTATCACAACAGAGCAATTCAGGGCATTGTGTAGTCTACAACAATATTCTCAGGGGTTGATTGAAGTACAAATAATTAGTAACACAGATATCAGAGCTTGATGTTATGTTTTCGGCTTGCAACAACAAGCTTTTGATGACAAAATAACGAGTACATAATTTAATGCAATCTTTCAAGTACTCTCAATGCTCCCACGGGATGGCAAATGCAATTAGTGATGTCACTATTTACCTGTTCTTACCATCAAAATACCATCAAATTTGAAGTGTCTATACTTTAGCATCATATTCACTTGACACGCAAAGTACAGAACCAAGACATCCCAAATATGTCACTCGCCAAAAATTCACTCTATATGACTCCTATCCTTGCATGCACACCTGACCTACCTTGCTACGGCAAGTTCTACTATATGCCGCAGGGTAAGGGTCAAGATGTACCTTACTGTCAGAGCCTGATTTTCTGCATGATGCCTCATTCATAGTATTGTAACACTGAGGCAAACAGTGCAGTATCTGTAGGTGTGTAGAGGCCAGGagctctgctgctgtgtgatgGCTGGCACTGAGAGATTGTACATCAAAATGCTATCAAACCTGATGCAAACAACCACCAGCCTGACTGCCAGCATTCAGCCATAGGAGGAGTCATTTGAACAGCATGATGAGCAGCTCGCTGATGAAGATTCCAGCAACGAGGATGAGGACCATGAGCAACGTTGTCAGGCCACGCCGTACAACCAGCTGCCTGACTGACAGAACAACTCCCACTGTAGTGGTGGTGGCTCCGCCCCGGCCTGAACCAAGCACCTCTGGGTCTGTGATGCCCTCCTCAGAACTCACACATATAGATGGAGTAGTCTTGACCTGGGCCTGGCTCTGATCCACGTCTAGGGCTTTGAGTGACAGAGGGGACAGTTTTCACAATGCATCTGTACTAGGAACAGTTGGCACACAAGTGTCCTGGAAGCAGGTATGTTTCATGGGACTGTAAAAGGAGCAGGAAATGCTGTTACTTACCCTTATTTTCCATCCCAACCATCTCGTTTTCTCTTGTGATCTGGACTCCTGCTCTCTCCAAAGCCTGATCAGAGACATTAAAGACAGTTGCTTATAGCACGTCAGCTGCAAAAACATgtcaaacaacagaaaaattgccaaataatattttgactGTTCAAGTGATGTAGGCACGCACCTCCTCAGTGGCTTTCTTCCAATTAAGTTTACACAGAAAAACTATATAAAACATGGACTGCAATGACACACAAATGATAAGTCCTGACCACAGTCCTATAacagagatggaaggagggtgTTATTGGCTTTCCTGAATGTTACTTGACAAGAATTGCAGGAAGTGGTACTGTAAATAGCTCATCTGTTCTCACCTACGATGCCCATATTGGCCGCGAACATCAAGGACACACCGATGGGGAAGCCAATGAAGTAGTATCCCACCAGGTTACACAGAGCACCAATCAGCTGCTTCCCTGCTCCTCTAACAACGCCCCCTGTCACACCCTGTGGAGATCAAACACAGATTTGGCAAAATCACGTTCTGTGTACAAATTGCTTGGCTTAGCAATGGCATGAAGTTAGTTTGTTTAGTCCCTCACCGCAATGGCGTCCATGAGATGAAAGAAACCATACATGATCATGACGTCAGCAACCCTCTGAATAATGTCTCTAAAAGATGTGCAGATAGAGATTATTGTCAGAtgcaaaaatatatgaaaaactGATAGGAGGCTGGAAAGCTTCTTAGCATCTAGTGTTAAACATAGTGAGGTTTGGTGCTCTACGTAAAAAAAAGCGTCTTGTAATCATGAGGAAAAAGTGTTTTTAACTTTTGATAATGAATAGCCAAAtggaataaaggcttttaaaccTATTCTGCAGTGCCTAGGATCACCTTTTCCTcatgcaaaaatatatattagcAAAGACAAATGAAATACAAGGTCAAAGGACAGGCTCAACCTCTGGATTTTTGAGTTCTTTGGTGAGGTAACTGCATCCAAAATTATTATCTGCGAATTGATGAATAAGATGAACGGATTAATTTGACAGACTCTGGAAACATGAGATGAAATACCAATAAAGCAGAATAGTAGTCCTAGCAGTGTTATAGTCACTGTGGCCAAGAATGAACCGTAAAACCTGTTTAAACCAGTATAAATCACTCCGCTGTCATGGTTCAGTGTTTCTGAGTCAGCATGAAGGTGATGATCTTAGTTAATGTGTGACTGTCATGATGGCATTATGTAAGCATGACTGTCTGATTTTCTGTGCCACGTGGGCCGCCTATGAATTGTGATTACAGGTACACAAAACTTACTTTTTTATAATTCTGTGAGTGCAAGAAAGTGAATGTTATTTTTTCACAGTCTATACTCACTGCTCTGGTGTGAAAATGTATCCAATGACGTCTTTAGGGATTCCAAGACTAGCGCCAACAAAACATGAGACTATGACTGGATTTGGGAATAAGAAATACAGCACATGATAATAAAGCTGAACAATGTATGAAGATATCATTTAAAACAGTGTGCATATTAAAATCACAAAGGAAGTAAAGAGGTTCCTCTGGATGTTGCTGTAAGAACGAGAAAAGTTTGGTTTATGCATTAGAACTGGGCATAACTGGCCTCAATGATGAATGataaaagttaaagttaaagtttttAAATGCTTCCGTTTAAAAACTAGCCTTGATGCCAAAATTTGTGGGTTGTATTAATTTTCTCAAATCTCTCGTTTCTCCTCATTTTCTTGTGTTATGTCAAAATTCCTATCATTTCAGGCTCGGGTATGAATGACATAGATATTTTTGTTCGGTCTCAATTATTTTCATAAATGAGACCAAACATGTCCAGAAGGCCCAGGTAGAAGAGCTGTTTTCATTCTCATGACTTTTGTGCTTTTCTGTGGAGATTATGCAGGCAACATGTATGCATTGGTTCATACGTGCACAGATGATGGCGGTCTTGCTAGACCGCTTGGCCTGCTCTATGTTCCCCGCACCAAGAGCGTTCCCAACCCGAACGCTGGCAGCAACAGAGAATCCTAGAGGGAACTGTGGGAGAGAAATAGGAGAAAAATGTAAAGACACATTGTTACTGTGGAAACACACTATCTTTAGGTGATATTTCTCTTTGGTAGAACGTTTACATGTTTTAGTGCACATGCCTCTGTAGGAGTTAATGAATAGCTAACAACCAAAACGGGCTGCTCTGGGGACCTGTAGTCAGAACCATTTTCTTTCATACTACAAACTTTatctcaaaattgtacttacaCAAAGAAGGACAAATTAAATCCTGTTATATTCTTTCATTCTGGGTCCCGGATCTAACTTTTCTTAAAATacatttgcctgtttgcaaGTAGTGATATTGAGCTGGAGTTAAATATCCTGAATGCTGGTGATGACAGCGGATCCCAGTACAGCTCATATTGCTTGACAGCTCCTGAGCTTCTGTAGAGGTGTTCAAGTAAATTTAAAATATGCGAGATATCCTGTTAAGCACATCTTCAAATGTGGCTGTACTTGCTCATAAAGGTGTAAAAGCTACCTTTCCTAAAATATTATATCATGGGTACAATCACCAACATACTAGCAGAGGGCCAGCGACTCACTTACCATGTAAGCTATAGTGGCCAGCTCGTATACTACTGACTGAGCTGCCAGCTCAACCTCACTAATCACACCGGCCAGGAATCCTCCCACTTCAAACATCCACCACTCTAGACAAATCATAAGCATACTGGGAATGGCCAGCTTGATGAAGGGACCCCACTCCTGCAGACAGTCAAGTGACCAACCTAGGAGTCAGAGGTTCGCAGGTCAAGCAAATGCATACAATAAAacattatgttttcatttcatttcatcatgtTAGAGATTGCTAGCGAGCAACTGGTCATGCTACACTGGATAAAATCCAAATAGTTATAACTGACTGGAAAAGAGAATAAGGATAGATAAGTGCTGATGTGAGACTCATGCTATACAAAATATCTCTGTTTGAATTTattatttgaaataatttgaATATATCTTTTTGAAATCATACAATGGGCTTTTAACACTTTAATAGAGTCCAAGGATGACAATGCTCACTCAATACACAAACAACCATGCAAACTTtcaattcaggtaagaaaaagaCCAGACTTGCTGTTACAAggtttttgctcattttgttGGCTGTATTTTTGCTAACAAATTATGGGACTTAAAAATAAACTGGAGCTGTGTCCCACTGTCACCTCTCCTCTATATTGCATTAAACAGTGATAGAGTGGAACTAAATTTGTCAAACATTACACACTGAAATGTTCATAATCTACAACCAACtaacttgaacttgatgaaCGTAAACAATTAACAAGTTGTGACAGGCCAGAGACTTTacaggataagtttggcgattttggacctatatataatttgtctcttacatacctgtagtacttggacctgcagaggATATCAGCGAGCTCCTGTTGCTCGGCCTCCTGCTGCTAACAATAAATctaaatggggtttgtcaaaatatctacaaaaaagccatttgtaggctccacaggggagttgggAGTAAGCAGAAACGTTgctaaatacataaataaaaattagctcttatttcatgacacaattcagTCATTAGAAattttcactaatcaggaaatcactgaAAAAACAATTTTTCTCCGCCgtagcacagactgctgtggggtgaaactGCATTACTGGCggcgtgatctagttttgcgGACGGTCAGTtcagattgtaaacaattgcacatggagctgggtagagtttggtagaagactatccactgagtggaaatggtgcagtgctgctgctttccatgCCGTGGATATAAATACATAGGTTagctgccatattttttttacagactggcttttttgcagatattttgacaaacctcgccatttcaactgacagctgactcgggaGCAAATATTGTCTGCGGGCCCAAGTACTACaagtatgtaagagacaaattatatataggtccaaaatgaccaaacttctcctttaaTGATGAAAAAGGACCAAATCACAGGACAGAATAATAGCATTACTGGAGTCAAGCCCAGAATGAATTCAGAGAAGGGAAACATTTTGGTAATAtcaaattcatattcaaattaTACTCGAAGGGAGAAAAGGACTGACCTCCCCATGTGGCCTTGTGCAGCCCCCTCCAGCAGATGTAAATGTATAAAAACACAGCCAGGAAATACTGGGAGATCGCATTGGCTGCTGCAGATCCACTTCATTGGGATCAAGAGGAACATGCAGGTGTTAGAGcaagggtggaaaaaaaagaaacagtagaAAGCACTTACATTTACTGACAGACATCCATTCACTGACAACTATTCATAGCTATGAAACTAGGCTTCATACATTTATATCCCCAGATGGTCATTCAGTAGTGGTCATTCATAACTGATTAGTAATAGTTTGAATAGTATACTTAATATACCT from the Centroberyx gerrardi isolate f3 chromosome 3, fCenGer3.hap1.cur.20231027, whole genome shotgun sequence genome contains:
- the LOC139925684 gene encoding multidrug and toxin extrusion protein 1-like — its product is MDDSVAKTTNRPTNGVSGPSKIDQAPSVTHDCNEGCGACRRRIRGWIPAEYRSEIVQLLRLAGPVFISQLMAFLISFVSTVFCGHLGKTELSGVALAIAVINVSGVSIATGLASACDTLISQTYGSGNLKRVGVILQRGILILLLACFPCWALLINTEPILLAVRQSQEVARISQLYVKVFMPALPAAFMYQLQGRYLLNQGIIWPQVITGAMGNVLNAIINYVFLYPLDLGVAGSAAANAISQYFLAVFLYIYICWRGLHKATWGGWSLDCLQEWGPFIKLAIPSMLMICLEWWMFEVGGFLAGVISEVELAAQSVVYELATIAYMFPLGFSVAASVRVGNALGAGNIEQAKRSSKTAIICALIVSCFVGASLGIPKDVIGYIFTPEQDIIQRVADVMIMYGFFHLMDAIAGVTGGVVRGAGKQLIGALCNLVGYYFIGFPIGVSLMFAANMGIVGLWSGLIICVSLQSMFYIVFLCKLNWKKATEEALERAGVQITRENEMVGMENKALDVDQSQAQVKTTPSICVSSEEGITDPEVLGSGRGGATTTTVGVVLSVRQLVVRRGLTTLLMVLILVAGIFISELLIMLFK